In Paenibacillus kyungheensis, the following are encoded in one genomic region:
- a CDS encoding MFS transporter, whose translation MATWFLIIIYLAFISLGIPDALLGSAWPVMHPQIGASLESAGLLSMIIAAGTIVSSLVSGTIIQKWGTGKLTLFSCALTAGALLGFSFAPSLLWLALLAIPLGLGAGAVDAGLNHYVANHYKAHHMSWLHCFWGVGAMTGPIIMSYFIAQHGSWREGYSTVSMIQWGLVLILLVTLPLWKKVADLQQSKAEATDISDPLSSISDTSTDSNVKKVHPIRIKGVKMTLIAFLFYCGVESTVGLWGASYLVDAKGMTAETAALWVSLYYGGITVGRLITGFITLKVNNRILILAGQIIAVSGGVIILLPLPDIASMIGLILIGVGFAPVYPGLIHETPHRFGKANSAKLIGYQMAVAYTGTTFLPPLFGILASQWSIQLFPVVVLIFIVAMLLSSESVNIAIQKRQSK comes from the coding sequence ATGGCTACTTGGTTTTTGATTATTATTTATCTCGCTTTTATCAGTCTGGGGATTCCAGATGCACTGCTTGGTTCAGCATGGCCAGTTATGCATCCACAAATTGGTGCTTCCCTTGAATCTGCGGGTCTGTTATCGATGATTATTGCCGCAGGTACAATTGTATCCAGCCTAGTGAGTGGAACTATTATTCAGAAGTGGGGAACAGGTAAGCTTACATTATTTAGCTGTGCCTTAACTGCTGGTGCTTTGCTTGGATTTTCATTTGCCCCTTCATTGTTATGGTTAGCGCTATTAGCGATTCCGCTAGGGCTTGGTGCAGGAGCGGTAGATGCTGGACTTAATCATTATGTAGCCAATCATTACAAAGCTCATCATATGAGCTGGTTGCACTGCTTCTGGGGAGTGGGCGCTATGACAGGTCCAATCATTATGTCTTACTTTATTGCTCAACATGGATCGTGGCGTGAAGGCTATTCAACCGTTTCTATGATTCAGTGGGGATTGGTACTTATTTTACTGGTGACATTACCGCTTTGGAAAAAAGTAGCCGATCTTCAGCAATCTAAAGCTGAAGCTACTGATATATCTGATCCATTATCATCCATATCTGATACGTCTACAGATTCGAATGTGAAAAAAGTTCATCCGATCCGTATCAAAGGCGTAAAAATGACTCTAATCGCATTCCTATTCTATTGCGGAGTAGAATCCACTGTAGGATTATGGGGTGCTAGTTATCTGGTAGATGCAAAAGGCATGACTGCTGAGACAGCCGCTCTATGGGTGTCTTTATATTATGGTGGAATTACAGTTGGTCGATTGATTACAGGATTTATCACGCTCAAAGTCAATAACCGTATTTTGATTTTGGCAGGTCAGATTATAGCGGTTAGTGGAGGCGTAATTATTTTACTTCCTTTACCAGACATCGCTAGTATGATCGGACTGATTCTGATTGGTGTAGGGTTTGCACCGGTATATCCAGGATTAATCCATGAAACGCCACATCGCTTTGGCAAAGCCAATTCGGCTAAATTGATCGGTTACCAGATGGCTGTCGCTTATACAGGTACCACCTTTTTGCCACCGCTGTTTGGTATTTTAGCTTCTCAATGGAGTATTCAGCTATTTCCTGTTGTCGTGCTAATTTTTATAGTAGCGATGCTATTAAGCTCTGAATCTGTTAATATAGCCATCCAAAAAAGACAATCAAAATAG
- a CDS encoding ROK family protein, translating to MKKISTHLIKEINLSNVRRVMKDIEVGTKPQIAELTQLSVVTINSLIRDLVEQGEIAEDKMIPSNGGRPALTYRYNYDFSMALVIYMNVKQGKDTISASVINLREDILEKQEYHMPIFERTSFYEMIAYYLDRYPAIKVIGVGIPGQAIDGQIIVSSHPNLQGVRMSEDIQSHFGIPVVLENDINAAITGYYVKQDSPQEQCIVGMYFPEKYCPGMGIHLNGQLIKGKHGMAGEIKFLPIDIDWESDLSKDTFIETLCQLVQTTNAILAPQQIIMYQSYIEEEEWHPYWEAYQVKRLMPSYPELIFLDSFLQDFEVGMKWLTLKALEPFLSHIPNI from the coding sequence ATGAAAAAGATAAGTACACATTTAATCAAAGAAATTAATCTAAGCAATGTGCGCCGGGTGATGAAAGATATCGAAGTAGGCACCAAACCGCAAATCGCTGAATTGACTCAATTGAGTGTAGTAACGATCAACTCGCTGATTAGAGATTTGGTAGAGCAAGGTGAGATTGCTGAAGATAAAATGATTCCTTCGAATGGTGGACGACCTGCTCTAACGTATCGTTATAATTATGATTTCAGTATGGCATTAGTGATCTATATGAACGTGAAGCAAGGCAAAGATACTATTTCAGCCAGTGTTATCAATTTGCGAGAAGATATTTTGGAGAAACAAGAATATCATATGCCGATCTTTGAACGTACTAGCTTTTATGAAATGATCGCTTATTATCTTGATCGTTATCCAGCAATTAAAGTGATTGGTGTCGGTATTCCCGGTCAAGCGATCGACGGACAGATTATTGTGAGTAGTCATCCTAACTTGCAAGGTGTACGAATGAGTGAAGATATCCAATCTCATTTTGGGATTCCTGTTGTGTTGGAAAATGATATTAATGCCGCGATCACTGGATATTATGTAAAACAAGATTCTCCACAAGAACAATGTATAGTTGGCATGTATTTTCCAGAAAAATATTGTCCGGGTATGGGTATCCATCTGAATGGACAATTGATCAAAGGAAAACATGGCATGGCAGGAGAGATCAAATTTTTGCCGATCGATATTGATTGGGAAAGCGATCTGAGCAAAGATACATTTATCGAAACGCTGTGTCAATTGGTGCAGACAACGAATGCGATTCTAGCACCACAACAGATTATTATGTATCAAAGTTATATTGAGGAAGAAGAGTGGCATCCGTATTGGGAAGCTTATCAAGTCAAGCGCTTGATGCCTTCATATCCTGAATTAATTTTTCTAGATTCTTTTCTTCAAGATTTTGAAGTAGGGATGAAATGGTTAACTCTCAAAGCGTTAGAACCTTTTCTTTCACATATTCCTAATATTTAA
- a CDS encoding TerD family protein, whose amino-acid sequence MSSTTNYRASYQSYLNRQDVDGSKMRYIFIINTADGLQRYMKRNNMQSVLTKLSPLSMFGEIQVVAQIEGSFYQLPDFTEHTASQYMKTQIYGKDALRGEKIDLFAELFHTSELTHIIWFTDEEVTPYTRVIQSMNAPHMFWNFVSIKGSPLRCATKPPKNIILTHIPKISSLATSVLYRKLLNKFAQYVNKTDLPMHGRVRISQIENTADSQHVIKGSKSKVEQTNLKVGIGWKTVEGECLSAAMLLTNNQLADAENIAFFGNKSTIGMTHVDGRELPTEDMEQYTVNLSAIEQAGQDKILFTLVMPDGTPEQLYIRVLTYDNRELIRFQIDMETCASNTALELGALYYYKQEWRFNAIGNGYNAGMEKIGANYGIPDLTDTYNFTSEVLEDIALNGKTFEYHMQDLFTKLGYEVEVPTSDPYAPDYGVDLIAIKGGVRKAVQLKCFSNVVPIKAVQEVYAGARMYNCDKYMVVATNYFSRAALQLAEQLDVEIWDKMQLAKVEDRLRSRIGVSDENELKLKLSKKDAEDEIDIDISAFLVNGSDQCESDEDLIFYNQTDHPSGCIRLINDTAWEKMMYIDLSSLPAYCEKIVIVGSLDAYKQKVELTIDNELNLYHTFEYMPSTVCDTLVLGQFRKIDGEWAFTTSETYFVGGLEEACKMYGLTTG is encoded by the coding sequence ATGAGTTCGACGACTAACTATAGAGCATCATATCAGTCTTACCTTAACCGCCAGGATGTCGATGGTTCCAAAATGAGGTACATATTTATTATCAATACAGCCGACGGCTTACAACGATATATGAAACGTAATAATATGCAATCCGTATTGACCAAGCTTTCTCCATTATCGATGTTTGGTGAGATTCAAGTCGTGGCACAGATCGAAGGATCTTTTTATCAATTGCCTGATTTTACAGAGCATACCGCTTCCCAATATATGAAAACACAGATTTATGGCAAAGACGCATTACGCGGAGAAAAAATAGATTTATTTGCAGAACTATTTCATACCAGCGAATTAACTCATATTATCTGGTTCACAGACGAAGAAGTTACACCTTATACACGAGTGATTCAGTCGATGAATGCCCCGCATATGTTCTGGAATTTTGTCTCGATCAAAGGATCGCCGTTACGCTGTGCTACTAAGCCACCTAAAAATATTATACTGACCCATATTCCCAAAATATCCAGTCTAGCCACATCTGTATTGTATCGCAAATTACTGAATAAATTTGCTCAGTATGTGAACAAAACTGATCTACCGATGCATGGACGAGTACGAATTAGCCAGATTGAAAATACGGCGGATTCGCAACATGTGATCAAAGGCTCCAAGTCTAAAGTAGAACAAACCAATCTAAAAGTAGGCATAGGTTGGAAAACGGTAGAAGGGGAATGTCTAAGCGCTGCAATGTTGCTGACTAATAACCAATTAGCGGATGCGGAAAATATCGCTTTTTTCGGTAACAAATCAACGATCGGTATGACGCATGTAGATGGTCGAGAACTACCGACAGAGGATATGGAGCAATATACGGTTAATCTATCCGCGATAGAACAAGCAGGGCAAGATAAGATTCTATTTACGCTAGTTATGCCTGATGGCACGCCTGAACAATTGTATATTCGGGTGCTAACTTATGATAATCGTGAATTGATTCGTTTTCAGATCGATATGGAGACGTGTGCATCGAATACTGCGCTGGAATTAGGAGCATTGTATTATTACAAGCAAGAATGGCGCTTTAATGCGATTGGGAATGGTTATAATGCAGGCATGGAAAAAATCGGTGCAAACTATGGAATCCCTGATCTAACAGATACGTATAATTTTACATCTGAAGTCTTAGAAGATATCGCTCTAAATGGGAAAACGTTTGAGTATCATATGCAGGATTTGTTTACCAAATTGGGTTATGAAGTAGAAGTGCCTACCAGCGATCCGTATGCACCGGATTATGGTGTAGACCTAATCGCTATCAAAGGTGGAGTACGCAAAGCTGTACAGTTAAAATGCTTTAGCAATGTCGTACCGATCAAAGCGGTGCAAGAAGTCTATGCAGGTGCACGTATGTACAATTGTGATAAATATATGGTGGTAGCCACCAACTACTTTAGTCGTGCTGCTCTGCAATTAGCAGAACAGTTAGATGTAGAAATATGGGACAAAATGCAGTTAGCCAAAGTGGAAGATCGCCTACGCTCACGTATCGGTGTCTCTGATGAAAATGAGCTCAAGCTCAAACTTTCCAAAAAAGATGCAGAAGATGAAATCGATATTGATATCTCTGCTTTTCTAGTCAATGGATCTGACCAATGTGAAAGTGATGAAGATCTTATTTTCTATAATCAGACCGATCATCCCAGTGGGTGTATACGACTAATTAATGATACAGCATGGGAAAAAATGATGTATATTGATCTATCCAGCTTGCCGGCTTATTGCGAGAAGATTGTTATTGTAGGTTCACTGGATGCGTACAAGCAAAAAGTCGAATTAACAATAGATAATGAATTGAATTTGTATCATACTTTCGAATATATGCCGAGTACGGTGTGCGATACGTTAGTATTAGGTCAATTCCGCAAAATCGATGGGGAATGGGCATTTACCACTTCAGAAACGTATTTTGTCGGTGGATTGGAAGAAGCTTGCAAAATGTATGGTCTAACGACAGGTTAA
- a CDS encoding GNAT family N-acetyltransferase, with protein sequence MTSLKWVTTSIWDESLWQKIQPIYEEAFPHGAKPKRILRIMLEQKNSFIHALFDQEQVIAMAITGLVGSAAESILIIDYMAVHQDWRDQGIGLSFLEQIKQWAIDEHGIAAIVIEVEAEDTPLNRSRLLFWEKCGFIATSYVHQYIWVPEPYRAMVLPLQTDFAVTDQGESLFRYITSFHEKAYRKR encoded by the coding sequence ATGACATCATTAAAATGGGTTACTACATCAATCTGGGATGAATCATTATGGCAAAAGATTCAACCCATTTATGAAGAAGCATTTCCACATGGAGCGAAGCCTAAACGGATTTTGCGGATCATGCTTGAACAGAAAAATTCATTTATTCATGCCTTATTTGATCAAGAACAGGTTATCGCTATGGCTATTACCGGTCTGGTGGGTTCTGCTGCTGAATCTATATTAATTATTGATTATATGGCTGTGCATCAAGATTGGCGAGATCAAGGAATAGGTCTATCTTTTTTGGAGCAAATCAAACAGTGGGCTATTGATGAACATGGCATCGCTGCTATTGTAATCGAGGTAGAAGCAGAAGATACTCCGCTCAATCGAAGTCGATTATTATTTTGGGAAAAGTGCGGGTTTATAGCAACTTCTTATGTACATCAATATATCTGGGTTCCAGAACCTTATCGTGCAATGGTATTGCCGTTACAGACTGATTTTGCTGTAACCGATCAAGGCGAATCGTTGTTTCGTTATATTACTTCTTTCCATGAAAAAGCCTACCGTAAAAGGTAG
- a CDS encoding ferritin, whose protein sequence is MATELVHALNEQMNFEFYSAHTYMAMAAYCSGESLDGFANFFIVQAEEERFHAMKIYKFLNDRGYRATLTAMPEPTNEYTSMLDVFEHGYAHEKRNTEKFYHLADLALNEREHATIYFLKWFIDEQVEEESLFDNLIQKLRRIEQDSNAFYMMDTEFAGRSFTAPAL, encoded by the coding sequence ATGGCTACTGAATTAGTACATGCACTAAATGAACAAATGAATTTTGAATTTTACTCTGCACATACGTATATGGCGATGGCGGCATACTGCTCAGGAGAAAGTCTAGATGGATTTGCAAATTTCTTTATTGTACAAGCAGAAGAGGAACGTTTTCATGCGATGAAAATCTACAAATTTCTAAATGATCGTGGTTATCGTGCTACACTGACAGCTATGCCAGAACCTACAAATGAATATACATCTATGCTTGATGTTTTTGAACATGGATATGCACATGAGAAAAGAAATACAGAAAAATTCTATCATCTTGCAGATCTGGCGCTTAATGAGCGTGAGCATGCAACGATCTATTTCTTAAAATGGTTTATCGACGAACAAGTTGAAGAAGAGTCTTTATTTGATAATCTGATTCAAAAGTTACGTCGTATTGAGCAAGATAGTAATGCTTTTTATATGATGGATACAGAGTTTGCCGGACGTTCTTTCACAGCTCCTGCGCTATAA